Proteins co-encoded in one Flavivirga eckloniae genomic window:
- a CDS encoding M14 family metallopeptidase, translated as MRLSLIILILFFSCTNSHKKPDYNFETHFEKSKGLETATYQQTIEFYTHLAEVYSEVSIQTIGDTDSGMPLHIVTLNPNGIFDFPKIRENKKNILLINNGIHPGESDGIDATMMLFRDIVQGKIKAPKETVLVTIPIYNIGGSLNRNSTSRTNQNGPKSYGFRGNARNYDLNRDFIKCDTKNAKTFTQIFHLVKPDVFIDNHVSNGADYQYTLTHLFTQHNKLGGALGNYLHNDMMPKLEQKLASKNWDITPYVNVFNNIPEKGFSQFMDSPRYSTGYTTLFNTLGMMVETHMLKPYKQRVEGTYELMKSMIEITEEDHATIKQKQIDSEKKHLSEAKTYTLDWEIDTTKTSTLNFKGFEGHFIGSNVTGSQRLKYDRNKPFTKKVNYQNYFKPKVEVKIPKAYIIPQSWYNVIDLLKLNQVEMHQLKRDSVIKVESYKISGYETRQTPYEGHYLHYNTAITKTEKEVNFESGDFIIYTPQNAFRYILETLEPQAPDSFFNWNFFDTILQQKEGFSPYVWEDKALEILNNNPKLKEAFNQRKKESDKFNKDWYMQLDWIYKQSSHYEKAHMQYPIFRINN; from the coding sequence ATGAGACTATCCCTTATAATACTTATTTTATTTTTTTCTTGTACAAATTCGCATAAAAAACCAGACTATAATTTTGAAACACACTTCGAAAAATCGAAAGGTTTAGAAACAGCAACGTACCAGCAAACTATTGAATTTTACACACATTTGGCTGAAGTTTATTCAGAGGTTTCTATTCAAACTATTGGAGATACAGATTCTGGTATGCCCTTGCATATAGTGACCCTTAATCCAAACGGAATTTTTGATTTTCCTAAAATACGTGAAAACAAAAAAAACATTTTACTAATAAACAATGGTATTCACCCCGGAGAAAGTGATGGCATCGATGCTACCATGATGCTTTTTAGGGATATTGTTCAAGGTAAAATTAAAGCACCTAAAGAAACCGTATTAGTAACCATACCCATTTATAACATTGGCGGTAGTTTAAACAGAAATTCAACCTCGCGTACAAATCAAAATGGACCAAAAAGCTACGGTTTTAGAGGGAATGCAAGAAACTATGATTTAAATCGCGACTTTATTAAATGCGACACAAAAAACGCTAAAACCTTTACCCAAATTTTTCACTTGGTTAAACCGGATGTTTTTATTGACAACCATGTAAGTAACGGCGCAGATTATCAATACACACTTACCCATTTATTTACACAACACAACAAACTAGGAGGAGCTTTAGGAAATTATCTTCATAATGATATGATGCCTAAGCTCGAACAAAAACTGGCTTCTAAAAATTGGGACATTACGCCGTACGTAAATGTTTTTAACAACATTCCTGAAAAAGGATTTTCTCAATTTATGGATTCCCCAAGATATTCAACAGGCTATACAACCTTGTTCAACACACTTGGCATGATGGTAGAAACCCATATGTTAAAACCTTATAAACAACGTGTTGAAGGTACTTACGAACTTATGAAAAGTATGATTGAAATCACAGAAGAAGATCATGCAACCATAAAACAAAAACAAATAGATTCAGAAAAAAAACATCTTAGCGAGGCTAAAACTTATACGCTCGACTGGGAAATAGACACGACAAAAACCTCGACTTTAAACTTTAAAGGTTTCGAAGGCCATTTTATTGGTAGTAATGTAACCGGATCCCAACGTTTAAAATACGATAGAAACAAACCATTCACCAAAAAAGTTAACTATCAAAACTATTTTAAACCTAAAGTAGAAGTCAAGATACCAAAAGCCTATATCATACCACAAAGCTGGTATAATGTAATTGATTTATTAAAACTGAATCAGGTAGAAATGCATCAACTAAAAAGAGATTCAGTTATAAAAGTAGAATCCTATAAAATTAGCGGTTACGAAACAAGACAAACACCTTACGAAGGCCATTACCTACATTACAACACTGCAATAACTAAAACAGAAAAGGAAGTAAACTTTGAATCTGGAGATTTTATTATTTACACACCCCAAAATGCATTTAGATATATACTTGAAACCTTAGAACCACAAGCACCAGACTCTTTTTTTAATTGGAATTTCTTTGACACTATTTTACAACAAAAAGAAGGGTTTTCACCATATGTTTGGGAAGATAAGGCTTTGGAAATATTGAATAACAACCCCAAATTAAAAGAAGCGTTTAACCAGCGTAAAAAAGAATCGGACAAGTTTAACAAAGACTGGTATATGCAATTAGATTGGATTTACAAACAAAGTAGTCATTACGAAAAGGCACATATGCAATATCCTATATTTAGAATAAACAACTAA
- a CDS encoding DUF4249 domain-containing protein, whose product MKKTYYYFLFVFLVCCVEPESPKFKFEEGMIYIDAYASTAQGESFVIISESGYKFNKFLNEFLPGANVRFRNTETNTTVQLFEQNEIYLPPDNFNAAVGDSWELLITLADGRHYQSLPENIIQPVNFTDIKANYDPELLFRESANDFVPGHFISVDVHDPADEKNFYHWRYRTFEKLADCEKCENSIFRNGICDHTIGKAQGLIVHYRCETDCWKIRFNENIKIFSDEFTNGEVINALEVADIPYYKKGNILVEIQQYSLSEAAYKYFKVLKDILDNSSGINAPPPAALIGNVFNPDDKNEIVLGRFTAASTTTKRLFIDRSNITESQIEPLPREVFRETCLISTCTPQECEDMTCEPVKSAPCTENRFRTAFMPEGWQE is encoded by the coding sequence ATGAAAAAAACGTATTATTATTTCTTATTTGTATTTCTTGTTTGTTGTGTAGAGCCAGAGTCCCCAAAATTCAAATTCGAAGAAGGGATGATATATATTGACGCCTATGCATCTACTGCCCAGGGGGAATCTTTTGTGATAATTTCTGAATCTGGTTATAAATTCAACAAGTTTCTAAACGAGTTTCTTCCAGGTGCAAATGTTCGGTTTAGAAATACAGAAACGAATACCACGGTACAACTTTTCGAACAAAACGAAATCTATTTACCTCCAGACAATTTTAATGCTGCTGTAGGAGACTCCTGGGAACTTCTAATTACGTTGGCAGACGGGCGGCATTACCAATCGCTACCCGAAAATATTATCCAACCGGTTAATTTCACAGATATAAAAGCAAACTACGACCCTGAACTACTTTTTAGAGAAAGTGCTAACGATTTTGTACCGGGGCATTTTATATCTGTTGATGTTCACGATCCAGCCGATGAAAAAAATTTTTACCACTGGAGGTATCGTACTTTTGAAAAATTAGCGGATTGTGAAAAATGTGAAAATTCTATTTTTAGAAACGGAATATGCGATCACACCATTGGCAAAGCACAAGGGCTAATAGTTCACTATCGTTGTGAAACGGACTGTTGGAAAATACGGTTTAACGAAAACATTAAAATCTTTTCTGATGAATTCACTAATGGAGAGGTTATAAATGCACTAGAAGTGGCCGATATTCCTTATTACAAAAAAGGCAATATTCTGGTAGAAATCCAGCAATATTCCTTATCTGAGGCTGCATACAAATACTTTAAAGTTCTAAAAGATATCTTAGATAATAGCAGTGGCATTAATGCACCGCCTCCCGCTGCCTTAATTGGTAATGTATTCAACCCGGATGACAAAAATGAAATTGTTTTAGGCCGTTTTACAGCTGCTTCTACAACAACAAAACGTTTATTTATTGACCGCTCAAATATAACCGAAAGTCAAATAGAACCTTTGCCCCGTGAAGTATTTCGGGAAACATGCCTAATATCTACTTGTACCCCACAAGAGTGTGAAGATATGACCTGCGAACCTGTTAAAAGTGCACCTTGTACAGAAAACAGATTTCGAACGGCCTTTATGCCCGAAGGATGGCAAGAGTAA
- a CDS encoding TonB-dependent receptor: MKIVYPVFLFCLLFFSTANGQNPKYNLTYKVLDKNTRTPIENTQISITPCNCGGITNNKGIFSITLPSNTYSVKFSHIGYKEHSEQVILNKDSSFEIVLSEDKEKLSQIVVLAKRANENIESPQMGALKLDSKDLKKLPTALGEIDVLKGMTLLAGVSNAGDISNGLSVRGGSLDQNLILYDYAPVFNPTHLFGLFSVFTPDAISSVNLYRANIPSRYGGRVASVIDIKSKQPFTNTFKLSGGLGLVSSRLLVETPIVKDKLMVMAGARVGLSDFLLPIVSKRLKNTKAKFGDATLKLLYLPTEKDQISFTGFFSKDFYQLDLVSKVENVNAENNQYDFGIINGTLNWIHTFNENTNLKTVLVSSRYTPKIIFPEFESDNEIVYQSRINYLSLISELSKKVTNNFDYYAGIQANRYKVEPGSLDPGSATNIRPVSLLPETNYELSGYINTNWKPNNALSISTGLRYNYSLFVGPYNLAKYDELGNIIETEFFEKGKKVKSYNNIEPRVGLSYKINKSTSVKASYAKLTQYLQNVYNSTTPLPTSRWKTADRNIKPQTGDTYGLGLYKNLNNNNIEMSMEGYYRKTNNVLAYKPGADFFLEEFLERDVIQGQGKSYGIEFSLKKPNGKVNGWFNYTWSKSLLRSNNETLGDRINRNEWYPSDFDRPHVFNSTINFEGTKHHTFSFNFTMQSGRPYSIASNIVKIDEVEIPIFLERNNARLPLYHRLDFSWNINFNKYKKNKRWLNDWTFTVYNLYARKNPFNIFYVQRNSSTENASVFLDSPLGAFSISAFNSPLFSLTYNFKFQ, translated from the coding sequence ATGAAAATAGTATATCCCGTTTTTTTATTTTGCTTGTTGTTCTTTTCAACGGCTAACGGACAAAACCCCAAGTATAACTTAACTTATAAAGTTTTAGATAAAAATACCAGAACCCCTATTGAAAACACACAAATTTCAATTACGCCATGTAACTGTGGGGGCATAACCAATAATAAAGGTATATTTTCTATAACACTACCAAGTAACACGTATTCTGTTAAATTCTCGCACATAGGATATAAAGAGCATAGTGAACAAGTTATATTAAATAAGGATAGTTCTTTTGAAATAGTTCTTTCTGAAGACAAAGAAAAGCTATCACAAATAGTCGTCTTAGCAAAAAGGGCAAACGAAAATATAGAGTCACCGCAAATGGGTGCTCTAAAACTGGATTCAAAAGACTTAAAAAAATTACCAACAGCTCTGGGGGAAATTGATGTGCTAAAGGGCATGACATTATTAGCAGGTGTAAGCAATGCAGGAGATATTAGTAACGGACTTTCGGTAAGAGGAGGCTCTCTGGATCAAAACTTAATACTTTACGACTATGCGCCGGTTTTTAATCCCACCCATCTTTTTGGATTATTCTCTGTTTTTACACCAGATGCTATTTCTTCTGTAAACTTATACAGGGCCAATATTCCTTCAAGATACGGTGGCAGGGTAGCCTCTGTAATCGATATAAAATCGAAACAACCTTTTACCAATACATTTAAATTAAGTGGAGGACTAGGCCTTGTTTCCAGCAGACTGCTGGTAGAAACACCTATTGTAAAAGACAAACTCATGGTTATGGCTGGAGCCAGAGTCGGTCTTTCAGATTTTTTACTGCCCATAGTTTCTAAAAGGCTTAAAAACACAAAGGCAAAATTCGGAGATGCCACCTTAAAACTACTATACCTTCCTACCGAAAAAGACCAGATTTCTTTTACCGGTTTTTTTAGTAAAGATTTCTATCAATTAGATCTCGTTTCAAAAGTTGAAAACGTTAACGCAGAAAACAACCAGTACGATTTTGGAATTATAAACGGAACGCTTAATTGGATTCATACATTCAATGAAAACACAAACCTAAAAACAGTATTAGTTAGTAGCAGATATACGCCAAAAATTATTTTCCCTGAATTTGAAAGTGATAATGAAATTGTATACCAGTCCAGAATTAACTATTTAAGTCTCATCTCGGAGCTTTCCAAAAAAGTCACAAACAACTTTGACTATTACGCAGGTATACAAGCAAATCGTTATAAAGTAGAACCTGGTAGTTTAGACCCCGGAAGTGCTACCAATATAAGACCTGTTTCATTACTTCCCGAAACCAATTATGAGCTGTCTGGGTACATTAATACGAACTGGAAACCTAATAACGCCTTATCAATATCAACAGGATTGCGATACAATTATTCGCTGTTTGTAGGTCCCTATAATCTGGCAAAATATGATGAATTGGGCAACATTATTGAAACAGAGTTCTTTGAAAAAGGGAAAAAAGTTAAATCCTACAATAATATTGAACCCAGAGTAGGATTATCATATAAAATAAACAAAAGCACCTCTGTAAAAGCTAGTTATGCTAAACTAACGCAATACCTCCAAAATGTTTATAACAGTACCACACCGTTACCAACCTCCAGATGGAAAACAGCAGATCGAAATATTAAACCCCAAACAGGAGACACCTATGGTTTAGGTCTATACAAAAACCTTAACAATAACAACATAGAAATGAGCATGGAGGGCTATTATAGAAAAACAAATAATGTTCTTGCCTATAAACCCGGAGCCGACTTTTTTCTTGAAGAATTCTTAGAACGTGATGTTATTCAAGGCCAAGGAAAATCTTATGGTATCGAATTCAGTTTGAAAAAGCCTAACGGAAAAGTAAACGGATGGTTCAATTATACATGGTCTAAAAGCCTGTTACGATCCAACAATGAAACGTTAGGCGATAGAATAAATCGTAATGAATGGTACCCTTCAGATTTTGATAGGCCACATGTGTTTAATAGTACTATTAATTTTGAAGGTACCAAACACCACACTTTTAGTTTCAATTTTACCATGCAATCTGGAAGGCCTTACAGTATAGCCAGCAATATTGTTAAAATAGATGAAGTGGAAATCCCAATATTTTTAGAACGTAATAATGCCCGTCTGCCACTTTATCATAGATTAGATTTTTCCTGGAACATAAATTTTAACAAATACAAAAAAAATAAACGGTGGCTAAACGACTGGACATTCACAGTTTATAATTTATATGCTCGTAAAAACCCATTTAATATTTTTTATGTGCAACGTAACAGCAGTACAGAAAATGCTTCTGTATTTTTAGATAGCCCATTAGGAGCATTCAGTATTTCAGCTTTTAACAGCCCTTTGTTTTCATTAACCTATAATTTTAAGTTTCAATAG